Proteins found in one Corynebacterium zhongnanshanii genomic segment:
- a CDS encoding iron-siderophore ABC transporter substrate-binding protein has protein sequence MNAPRFVAAAAAALLALSVAACSDNQQNTTASNSSDSTSGESFTITHAFGETTINGTPQRVATVGWGNHEIPLALGVVPVGMSKATWGDDDGNGILPWVEDKLKELGGEQPALFDETDGIPFEQVADTKPDVILAAYSGLTQEDYDKLSKIAPVVAQPGEAWATTLEQMNLMDSQGINKAEEGKKLDEQLKARVADAMKKHPELEGKKVLFTSFGTATDGSKIGFYTTDDPRMGFLADAGLGVPEVVKKAAEESNQFYVERSLEKPEQFEDVDLMVAYGEDDPKANEKALKKMQKDPLFSRIPAIKEGRVLFLGNGPQAAATNPSPLALEWGIDEYFTKLSDVL, from the coding sequence ATGAACGCACCTCGTTTCGTCGCCGCCGCAGCCGCAGCGCTACTCGCGCTGTCCGTTGCAGCGTGTTCCGATAACCAGCAGAACACCACGGCATCGAACTCCTCCGATTCCACCTCCGGAGAATCCTTCACCATCACCCACGCCTTCGGCGAGACCACGATCAACGGCACGCCACAGCGCGTTGCCACAGTGGGCTGGGGTAATCACGAAATCCCCCTCGCGCTCGGCGTTGTTCCCGTCGGCATGTCCAAGGCCACCTGGGGCGATGACGACGGCAACGGCATCCTCCCCTGGGTGGAGGACAAGCTCAAGGAACTCGGCGGGGAACAGCCCGCGCTCTTCGACGAAACGGATGGCATCCCCTTCGAACAGGTTGCAGACACCAAGCCCGACGTAATCCTGGCTGCATATTCCGGCTTGACCCAGGAGGACTACGACAAGCTCTCCAAGATTGCCCCAGTGGTGGCTCAGCCGGGTGAGGCCTGGGCGACCACCTTGGAGCAGATGAACCTCATGGACTCCCAGGGCATCAACAAGGCAGAAGAAGGCAAGAAGCTGGACGAGCAGCTGAAGGCCCGCGTGGCAGACGCGATGAAGAAGCACCCAGAGTTGGAGGGGAAGAAGGTTCTGTTCACCTCCTTCGGCACCGCTACTGACGGATCTAAGATCGGTTTCTACACCACCGATGATCCACGCATGGGCTTCCTGGCCGATGCCGGCCTGGGAGTGCCCGAGGTGGTGAAGAAGGCCGCTGAGGAGTCCAACCAGTTCTATGTGGAGCGCTCCCTGGAAAAGCCGGAGCAGTTCGAGGATGTGGATCTGATGGTCGCCTATGGTGAGGATGATCCGAAGGCCAACGAGAAGGCCTTGAAGAAGATGCAGAAGGATCCGCTGTTCAGCCGCATCCCAGCCATCAAGGAAGGCCGTGTGCTCTTCCTGGGTAATGGTCCGCAGGCGGCAGCGACGAACCCGTCGCCGCTGGCGCTGGAGTGGGGCATTGATGAGTACTTCACGAAACTCAGCGACGTTCTGTAG
- a CDS encoding electron transfer flavoprotein subunit alpha/FixB family protein, translating into MTNVLVLVEHGEGELKNTTLELITAGRAFGTVGAVVVGAPGSAEKLQGALAEAGAENIYAAESDEAEKLLVTPAVDALSGLAANLQVPVLVAATATGNEIAGRVGARVASGVIYNASNVTAEKTAEISIFGGEYTVTASAAGASPVFSVRPGSVDPEPQGAAGNVQAVELPGAGPTAVTITSFSPAEQGDRPELTEANIVVSGGRGVAGAEGFETTVEPLADVLGAAVGASRAAVDADFYPGKFQVGQTGVTVSPNLYVALGISGAIQHKAGMQTSKTIVAVNKDPEASIFEIADFGVVGDLFDVAPQATEELKGRK; encoded by the coding sequence ATGACTAACGTATTGGTACTGGTTGAGCATGGTGAAGGTGAACTGAAGAACACCACCCTCGAGCTCATCACCGCAGGCCGCGCATTCGGAACCGTGGGAGCTGTCGTTGTGGGCGCTCCAGGCTCCGCTGAGAAGCTTCAGGGCGCACTGGCAGAGGCTGGTGCAGAGAACATCTACGCTGCTGAGTCCGACGAGGCAGAGAAGCTGCTGGTTACCCCAGCCGTAGACGCTCTGTCCGGACTGGCTGCCAACCTGCAGGTTCCTGTTCTGGTTGCTGCCACCGCCACCGGCAACGAGATCGCTGGCCGTGTGGGTGCCCGCGTGGCCTCCGGCGTGATCTACAACGCCTCCAACGTCACCGCTGAGAAGACCGCCGAGATCTCCATCTTCGGTGGTGAGTACACCGTGACCGCATCCGCAGCTGGTGCATCCCCAGTGTTCTCCGTGCGCCCAGGCTCCGTGGACCCAGAGCCACAGGGTGCCGCAGGTAACGTTCAGGCTGTGGAGCTGCCAGGCGCAGGCCCAACCGCCGTGACCATCACCTCCTTCTCTCCAGCGGAGCAGGGCGACCGCCCAGAGCTGACCGAGGCAAACATCGTTGTCTCCGGTGGCCGTGGTGTTGCAGGTGCCGAGGGCTTCGAGACTACCGTCGAGCCACTGGCAGACGTGCTGGGTGCTGCCGTGGGTGCTTCCCGTGCCGCCGTGGACGCGGACTTCTACCCAGGCAAGTTCCAGGTCGGCCAGACCGGTGTGACCGTGTCTCCAAACCTGTACGTGGCGCTGGGTATCTCCGGTGCTATTCAGCACAAGGCAGGTATGCAGACCTCCAAGACCATCGTTGCAGTGAACAAGGACCCAGAGGCTTCGATCTTCGAGATCGCAGACTTCGGTGTTGTGGGTGACCTCTTCGATGTTGCACCTCAGGCTACCGAGGAGCTGAAGGGCCGTAAGTAA
- a CDS encoding electron transfer flavoprotein subunit beta/FixA family protein, with the protein MSNIVVLVKQVPDTYSERKLTEDDFTLDRDSADAVLDEINENAVEAALQLKEADDSRNVIVLSVGPSRATEALRKALSLGCDEAILVTDESLAGSDALGTAWTISNALNQIEDIELIIAGNASTDGGAGSIPGLLAEYRQIPALTHMETLTVEGGKVTGNRVTEEGVFGLEAPTPAIVSVTEKANTPRFAAFKGIMAAKKKTIKELSIEEIGVDAANVGLANATTSVSASTPKPPKSAGEIITDEGEGGKKLVEFLVKEKLV; encoded by the coding sequence ATGTCGAACATCGTTGTTCTGGTCAAGCAGGTGCCGGACACCTACTCCGAGCGCAAGCTCACCGAAGATGACTTCACCCTGGACCGTGACAGCGCAGATGCTGTCCTGGATGAAATCAACGAAAACGCTGTGGAAGCAGCTCTTCAGCTCAAGGAAGCTGATGACTCCCGCAACGTGATCGTGCTGTCCGTGGGACCATCCCGCGCCACCGAGGCTCTGCGTAAGGCTCTGTCCCTCGGCTGCGACGAGGCGATCCTGGTGACCGACGAGTCCCTGGCTGGCTCCGATGCGCTGGGAACCGCATGGACCATCTCCAACGCGCTGAACCAGATCGAGGACATCGAGCTGATCATCGCTGGTAACGCTTCCACCGATGGTGGAGCTGGCTCCATCCCAGGTCTGCTGGCTGAGTACCGTCAGATCCCAGCCCTGACCCACATGGAAACCCTGACCGTTGAAGGCGGCAAGGTGACCGGTAACCGCGTGACCGAAGAGGGCGTTTTCGGCCTCGAGGCACCAACCCCAGCCATCGTCTCCGTGACTGAGAAGGCGAACACCCCACGCTTCGCTGCTTTCAAGGGCATCATGGCTGCAAAGAAGAAGACCATCAAGGAACTGTCCATCGAGGAAATCGGCGTAGATGCTGCCAACGTTGGTCTGGCAAACGCCACCACCTCCGTGTCCGCTTCTACCCCGAAGCCACCAAAGTCTGCTGGTGAGATCATCACCGACGAGGGCGAGGGCGGCAAGAAGCTGGTTGAGTTCCTGGTCAAGGAAAAGCTGGTTTAA
- a CDS encoding THUMP-like domain-containing protein, producing the protein MAFDRDELNFLCAHPEAIAEASQHELTRTSMMKDMGVLKKSYGDYARAVVEASLARRSLEAKIGPGEWLADSDSAQQATPGAVARFRAEYLRSLGATRVTDVTCSIGTELLFSQVPAAGSDLDASRVRMAVHNTRGCSQVLGVAQADALQPVWTGTALTNGPAGAGESSSDIVIADPARRNSSGRIARLDEVRPTLPELVERYPRLVVKCAPGIDVKDVSDWAGQVDFISVGGDMKEASVYSAPVVGRPASDILRRAVVIGDNSGTTSRDIWTSDMPDEGCDVRPVGSFIVEPDAALIRAGLVRHYGHAHGLWQLDSHIAFLSGDTVPPGVRGFEVLEQVPLRQVKAALAARGVGSAEILIRGVDLDPDVLRKKWKLKGKAAVSVIIARIDAEDQRMAFICRPVRG; encoded by the coding sequence ATGGCTTTTGACCGCGACGAACTGAACTTTCTGTGCGCTCACCCGGAGGCTATCGCCGAGGCATCCCAGCACGAGCTGACACGGACCTCCATGATGAAGGACATGGGGGTGCTGAAGAAGAGCTACGGGGACTACGCCCGGGCGGTGGTGGAGGCAAGCCTTGCCCGGCGCAGCCTGGAGGCCAAGATCGGGCCGGGCGAGTGGCTGGCCGATAGTGATTCCGCCCAGCAGGCCACGCCCGGTGCCGTCGCGCGCTTCCGTGCCGAGTACCTCCGCAGCCTGGGTGCCACCCGGGTGACGGACGTGACGTGCTCGATAGGCACGGAATTGTTGTTCTCGCAGGTCCCCGCGGCGGGCTCGGATCTGGATGCGTCTCGGGTACGCATGGCCGTGCATAACACACGCGGGTGCTCCCAGGTTCTGGGCGTGGCGCAGGCCGATGCGCTGCAGCCTGTGTGGACCGGAACCGCTTTGACGAACGGGCCTGCCGGGGCGGGGGAGAGCTCCTCGGACATCGTGATCGCCGATCCCGCGCGCCGCAACTCCTCGGGCCGCATCGCGCGCCTCGACGAGGTGCGCCCCACCCTGCCGGAGCTGGTCGAACGCTACCCGCGCCTGGTCGTGAAGTGCGCCCCGGGCATCGACGTGAAGGATGTCTCCGACTGGGCGGGACAAGTTGATTTCATCTCCGTCGGGGGCGACATGAAGGAGGCCAGTGTGTATTCGGCGCCGGTGGTGGGCAGGCCGGCGTCGGATATTCTTCGGCGGGCGGTGGTCATCGGTGACAATTCGGGCACGACGTCGAGGGACATTTGGACGTCCGATATGCCCGACGAGGGTTGTGACGTGCGGCCAGTCGGGAGCTTCATCGTGGAACCCGACGCCGCCCTCATCCGCGCAGGCCTCGTGAGACACTACGGGCACGCCCACGGCCTGTGGCAGCTGGATTCCCATATCGCATTCCTTTCCGGCGATACGGTGCCGCCAGGGGTGCGCGGGTTCGAGGTGCTGGAGCAGGTGCCGCTGCGCCAGGTCAAGGCGGCGTTGGCGGCGCGCGGGGTGGGTAGCGCCGAGATTCTGATCCGCGGGGTGGACCTCGATCCGGACGTGCTGCGCAAGAAGTGGAAGCTGAAGGGAAAGGCCGCGGTGAGCGTGATTATCGCCCGGATTGATGCTGAAGACCAGAGGATGGCCTTCATCTGCCGTCCTGTGCGGGGGTAG
- a CDS encoding NUDIX hydrolase — protein MNDSLLGPVEPRHASTVILLRDTLSGPEVYVQERASTMAFCAEMTVFPGGGVDARDKNSEPEIRWQGPPVEWWGSRLQKDEAMARALVCAAVRETFEESGTLLASHEDGTIVADTASFQAERKDLEAHRLSFSDFMHQNNLVLRSDLMRPWANWVTPKEQPIRYDTAFFVAAMPEGQSTCADTQEATSTGWFRPSTLLDGWRSRKISLMPPTWAQLKLLDTFRTVDEVLEFSANLSVDPVLEEPIDLPYMAEYYLMEAQMYGRPKRQFAPGMKFAIDPEELPAHPFEDRPGFFFE, from the coding sequence GTGAACGATAGTCTTCTCGGTCCCGTGGAGCCGCGGCATGCGTCGACGGTGATTCTGCTGAGGGACACCCTGTCCGGGCCTGAAGTGTATGTGCAGGAACGCGCCTCCACCATGGCGTTTTGCGCAGAGATGACCGTGTTTCCCGGCGGTGGTGTGGATGCCCGCGACAAGAACTCCGAGCCGGAGATCCGCTGGCAGGGCCCTCCCGTGGAGTGGTGGGGTTCCCGCCTGCAAAAGGATGAGGCTATGGCCCGGGCGCTGGTGTGCGCTGCGGTGCGGGAGACCTTTGAAGAATCGGGAACCCTGTTGGCCAGCCACGAGGACGGCACCATCGTGGCAGATACCGCCTCGTTCCAGGCGGAGCGGAAGGACCTGGAGGCTCACCGTTTGAGCTTTTCGGACTTTATGCACCAGAACAACCTGGTGTTGCGTTCGGATCTCATGCGTCCGTGGGCTAACTGGGTCACGCCGAAGGAGCAGCCGATCCGCTATGACACGGCCTTCTTCGTGGCTGCGATGCCGGAAGGGCAGAGCACGTGTGCGGATACTCAGGAGGCGACCTCGACGGGCTGGTTCCGTCCCTCCACGTTGCTGGACGGGTGGCGTTCCCGAAAGATCAGCCTGATGCCTCCCACCTGGGCGCAGCTGAAGCTGTTGGACACGTTCCGCACGGTGGATGAGGTCCTGGAGTTTTCGGCGAACCTCTCGGTGGATCCGGTGCTGGAGGAGCCGATCGATCTTCCGTATATGGCCGAGTATTACCTGATGGAAGCGCAGATGTATGGCCGTCCGAAGCGTCAGTTTGCTCCGGGTATGAAGTTCGCCATTGATCCCGAAGAGTTGCCGGCGCATCCTTTCGAGGACCGCCCTGGGTTCTTTTTCGAGTAG
- a CDS encoding ABC transporter ATP-binding protein, with protein MEPVTDYTNLISAPSTAAAAEEDVVIDMKGVSVVRDGRTILHPMDWQVEVDERWVIIGPNGAGKTTLMKLAAAQMFPTTGTVKLVGAQMGRVDLREIRTSIGMSSSAMAHRIPGDELVEDIVISAGYDVLGRWREEYDDMDREQAYEIMEKVSAIHLVGHKWMTLSEGERKRTLIARALMTDPELLLLDEPGAGLDLGGREDLVALFTDLAQDPYSPAIALITHHVEEIPPGFTHAMLLDEGQVVAQGIIDDVLTSENLTRAFHQPIEIRNDDGRWFARRVRTGGSHRER; from the coding sequence ATGGAACCCGTGACTGATTACACCAACCTGATCTCTGCCCCGTCCACTGCAGCCGCTGCAGAGGAGGACGTGGTGATTGACATGAAGGGCGTGTCCGTTGTGCGCGACGGCCGTACCATCTTGCACCCCATGGACTGGCAGGTTGAGGTGGATGAACGGTGGGTCATCATTGGCCCGAACGGGGCGGGCAAGACCACACTCATGAAGCTGGCTGCCGCCCAGATGTTTCCCACGACCGGCACTGTGAAGCTGGTGGGAGCACAGATGGGACGCGTGGATCTGCGCGAGATTCGCACGTCGATTGGCATGTCCTCCTCCGCCATGGCGCACCGCATCCCAGGGGATGAACTGGTGGAGGACATCGTGATCTCCGCCGGCTACGACGTCCTGGGACGGTGGCGGGAAGAATACGATGACATGGACCGCGAGCAGGCCTACGAGATCATGGAGAAGGTCAGCGCCATTCACCTGGTGGGGCACAAGTGGATGACCCTGTCCGAGGGAGAGCGCAAGCGCACCTTGATCGCCCGCGCGTTGATGACGGACCCCGAGCTGCTGCTGCTCGACGAGCCGGGCGCCGGCTTGGATCTAGGAGGCCGCGAGGACCTCGTCGCCCTGTTCACCGACTTGGCCCAGGACCCGTACTCCCCGGCGATTGCACTGATCACGCACCATGTGGAGGAGATCCCACCGGGATTCACCCACGCGATGTTGCTGGATGAGGGACAGGTTGTGGCCCAGGGAATTATCGACGACGTCCTGACGTCCGAGAACCTGACGCGCGCCTTCCACCAACCGATTGAGATTCGCAACGACGACGGCCGCTGGTTTGCCCGGCGTGTGCGCACGGGAGGGAGCCACCGTGAACGATAG
- a CDS encoding tetratricopeptide repeat protein encodes MTTPRRFAAGAVDLGQFGQAAQKSPHSSPQSSQSDAGQVSLCAAVTPETFESDLVMPSTKVVVVTQVGSARSTESDQMRGYFQQMVNQQDAENLSEVTWLFRYVDVDQHPEIAQAFKVQAVPTVIALAAGRPLTQFEGAQSPDQLQQWVGALLQATQGKLPGLAEEQQDPRMAQAADYLEAGEVDAALAVYDSILAEEPKNQEAIAARAQALLLARMSSEEFSDTSAEEATDPFVKADRLLVSNDKVGAFSVLVDHIVATSGDEREEAKKRLFELFAMYEPGDPDVIAARTAMASALF; translated from the coding sequence ATGACTACCCCTCGCCGTTTTGCTGCTGGTGCGGTGGATCTTGGCCAATTCGGCCAGGCCGCACAGAAGTCACCACACTCGTCTCCACAGTCGTCACAGTCCGATGCGGGGCAGGTGTCCCTGTGCGCAGCTGTTACCCCGGAGACGTTTGAGTCTGACCTGGTGATGCCCTCCACGAAGGTGGTTGTCGTGACACAGGTGGGCTCGGCCCGCTCCACGGAGAGCGATCAGATGCGGGGCTATTTTCAGCAGATGGTCAATCAGCAGGATGCGGAGAACTTGTCCGAGGTGACGTGGTTGTTCCGCTATGTGGATGTGGACCAGCACCCCGAGATCGCCCAGGCGTTTAAGGTGCAGGCTGTGCCGACGGTGATCGCCCTGGCTGCGGGGCGTCCACTCACGCAGTTTGAAGGGGCGCAGTCGCCCGATCAACTCCAGCAGTGGGTGGGCGCTCTGCTCCAGGCCACGCAGGGCAAGCTGCCAGGCCTTGCTGAGGAACAGCAGGATCCGCGTATGGCGCAGGCTGCGGACTATCTGGAAGCCGGGGAGGTAGACGCGGCGCTGGCTGTTTATGACTCGATCCTGGCTGAGGAGCCGAAGAACCAAGAGGCCATCGCAGCCCGAGCGCAGGCACTGCTGCTCGCGCGGATGAGCAGTGAGGAGTTTTCGGACACGTCCGCCGAAGAGGCGACCGATCCGTTCGTGAAGGCCGACCGGCTGCTGGTGAGCAACGACAAGGTCGGGGCCTTCTCCGTGCTGGTGGATCACATCGTGGCTACGTCGGGTGACGAGCGCGAAGAGGCGAAGAAGCGCCTGTTCGAGCTGTTCGCAATGTATGAACCAGGGGATCCAGACGTGATCGCCGCGCGCACAGCGATGGCGAGCGCCCTGTTCTGA
- the nucS gene encoding endonuclease NucS, producing the protein MRLVIADCQVDYVGRLSAHLPKATRLIMLKADGSVSVHADDRAYKPLNWMTPPCFLTESPLPESDEGQLWIVENKKGEQLRIQIFEVHSDSEFELGEDPGLEKDGVETHLQELLAEQIEVLGEGYRLIRREYATPIGPVDLLSRDADGATVAVEVKRRGGIDGVEQLTRYVELLNRDELLAPVSGVFAAQEIKPQARTLAEDRGFRCVILDYDAMRGTESDELRLF; encoded by the coding sequence ATGCGTCTTGTCATTGCTGACTGCCAAGTTGATTACGTGGGCCGTTTATCTGCTCATCTGCCGAAGGCCACGCGTTTGATTATGTTAAAGGCCGACGGCTCCGTGTCCGTCCACGCGGATGATCGCGCGTATAAACCGCTCAATTGGATGACCCCGCCGTGTTTTCTCACCGAAAGCCCGCTGCCGGAGAGCGACGAGGGGCAGTTGTGGATCGTCGAGAATAAAAAGGGCGAGCAATTACGCATCCAGATTTTTGAGGTGCATTCGGACTCGGAGTTTGAGCTCGGCGAGGACCCCGGCCTTGAAAAGGATGGCGTGGAGACGCATCTGCAGGAATTGCTCGCGGAGCAGATTGAGGTACTGGGGGAGGGGTATCGCCTCATTCGTCGTGAATATGCCACCCCCATTGGGCCTGTGGATCTGTTGTCCCGCGACGCCGACGGCGCCACCGTTGCAGTCGAGGTGAAGCGCCGCGGGGGTATCGATGGCGTGGAACAGCTCACGCGCTATGTGGAACTGTTGAACCGGGATGAGCTGCTGGCTCCGGTGTCTGGAGTTTTCGCCGCGCAGGAAATTAAGCCGCAAGCGCGTACCCTGGCGGAGGATCGAGGTTTTCGGTGTGTGATTTTGGATTACGACGCCATGCGCGGTACCGAATCCGATGAGTTGCGATTGTTTTAG
- a CDS encoding DUF2550 domain-containing protein: MTFVVSFLVVVGICAMASAAWRFLTLRTKGFPVVVRSLPGEEGRHWRYGVVVYSPNALRVYKLRSLLPRADFHLKRLSTEIAGRRQVKAVERHILESSLHIVELQCNKKSLELALDSQADTALVAWLESRPSERRVR, translated from the coding sequence ATGACGTTCGTAGTGTCCTTCTTGGTGGTCGTTGGCATCTGTGCCATGGCCTCCGCGGCGTGGCGATTTTTGACCTTGCGTACCAAGGGATTCCCCGTGGTCGTCCGCAGCCTTCCCGGTGAGGAAGGCCGGCATTGGCGATACGGGGTTGTAGTGTATTCACCCAACGCACTGCGCGTCTACAAATTGCGGTCGCTGCTCCCGCGAGCAGATTTTCACCTGAAACGGCTGAGCACGGAGATCGCTGGGCGTCGGCAGGTCAAGGCCGTAGAACGGCACATTCTGGAATCCTCGTTGCACATCGTGGAATTGCAGTGCAATAAAAAATCTTTGGAGCTCGCCCTGGATTCCCAGGCCGATACGGCGCTGGTGGCGTGGCTGGAGTCCCGCCCCTCGGAGCGGCGCGTGCGCTAA
- a CDS encoding F0F1 ATP synthase subunit epsilon, translating into MAEIAAQLVSVERALWVGTATSVIAQTTEGEIGVLPGHEPMLGQLVDNGVVIIRTGEGEKLVAAVQGGFLSVSSEKITILADSASWASEVNEADAQRRATESSDEREKAIAESELRAVKRLQEK; encoded by the coding sequence ATGGCTGAGATTGCCGCACAACTGGTCTCCGTGGAGCGTGCGCTGTGGGTTGGTACCGCAACGTCCGTTATCGCACAGACCACTGAGGGTGAGATCGGCGTGCTCCCTGGTCACGAACCAATGCTCGGCCAGCTGGTCGACAACGGCGTTGTGATCATCCGGACCGGCGAGGGTGAAAAGCTTGTCGCTGCGGTACAGGGAGGTTTCCTCTCCGTGTCCAGCGAGAAGATCACCATCTTGGCGGATTCTGCGTCGTGGGCCTCTGAGGTCAACGAGGCGGATGCTCAGCGCCGCGCCACGGAATCCTCCGATGAGCGCGAAAAGGCGATCGCTGAGTCCGAGTTGCGCGCTGTGAAGCGACTCCAGGAGAAGTAG
- the atpD gene encoding F0F1 ATP synthase subunit beta has translation MTTAIQEQGTSAPTAAGRVVRVIGPVVDVEFPRGEQPALFNALTVEVSLEAVAKTITLEVAQHLGDNLVRAVSMAPTDGLVRGAEVKDTGKPISVPVGDVVKGHVFNALGDCIDEPGLGRDGEQWGIHREPPAFDQLEGKTEILETGIKVIDLLTPYVKGGKIGLFGGAGVGKTVLIQEMITRIAREFSGTSVFAGVGERTREGTDLFLEMEEMGVLQDTALVFGQMDEPPGVRMRVALSGLTMAEYFRDVQHQDVLLFIDNIFRFTQAGSEVSTLLGRMPSAVGYQPTLADEMGVLQERITSTKGKSITSLQAVYVPADDYTDPAPATTFAHLDATTELDRGIASKGIYPAVNPLTSTSRILEPGIVGERHYAVAQRVINILQKNKELQDIIAILGMDELSEDDKVTVQRARRIERFLGQNFFVAEKFTGIPGSYVPLEDTIDAFERICNGEFDAYPEQAFNGLGGLDDVEREYKKLTGK, from the coding sequence ATGACTACAGCAATTCAGGAGCAGGGCACTTCTGCACCGACTGCTGCGGGCCGCGTCGTGCGAGTCATCGGCCCTGTGGTCGATGTGGAGTTTCCACGCGGCGAGCAGCCGGCTCTGTTTAACGCTCTGACCGTCGAGGTCTCCCTCGAGGCAGTAGCAAAGACCATCACCCTGGAGGTCGCACAGCACCTCGGCGACAACCTGGTGCGCGCCGTGTCCATGGCACCTACCGACGGCCTGGTCCGCGGTGCCGAGGTGAAGGACACCGGCAAGCCAATTTCCGTTCCCGTTGGTGACGTCGTGAAGGGCCACGTGTTCAACGCACTGGGCGACTGCATCGACGAGCCAGGCCTCGGCCGCGACGGCGAGCAGTGGGGAATCCACCGCGAGCCACCAGCCTTCGACCAGCTCGAGGGTAAGACCGAGATCCTGGAAACCGGCATTAAGGTCATCGACCTGCTGACCCCATACGTGAAGGGCGGCAAGATCGGCCTGTTCGGTGGTGCAGGTGTGGGTAAGACCGTTCTGATTCAGGAAATGATTACCCGTATCGCACGTGAGTTCTCCGGAACTTCCGTGTTCGCCGGCGTGGGTGAGCGTACCCGTGAGGGCACCGACCTCTTCCTGGAAATGGAAGAGATGGGAGTTCTCCAGGACACCGCCCTGGTGTTCGGCCAGATGGACGAGCCACCAGGAGTGCGTATGCGTGTTGCACTGTCCGGTCTGACCATGGCGGAGTACTTCCGCGATGTTCAGCACCAGGACGTGCTGCTGTTCATCGACAACATCTTCCGTTTCACCCAGGCAGGTTCCGAGGTGTCCACGCTGCTGGGCCGCATGCCTTCCGCAGTGGGTTACCAGCCAACCCTGGCTGACGAGATGGGTGTTCTGCAGGAGCGAATCACCTCCACGAAGGGTAAGTCCATTACCTCCCTTCAGGCCGTGTACGTTCCAGCCGATGACTACACCGACCCGGCACCAGCAACCACCTTCGCCCACTTGGATGCAACCACCGAGCTTGACCGTGGTATCGCCTCCAAGGGTATTTACCCAGCAGTGAACCCACTGACCTCCACCTCTCGTATCCTCGAGCCAGGCATCGTCGGTGAGCGTCACTACGCTGTGGCACAGCGCGTGATCAACATTCTGCAGAAGAACAAGGAACTGCAGGACATCATCGCAATTCTGGGTATGGACGAGCTGTCTGAGGACGACAAGGTGACCGTTCAGCGCGCACGTCGCATTGAGCGCTTCCTTGGCCAGAACTTCTTCGTTGCAGAGAAGTTCACCGGCATCCCAGGCTCCTACGTTCCGCTGGAAGACACAATCGATGCGTTCGAGCGCATCTGCAACGGTGAATTCGATGCTTACCCAGAGCAGGCCTTCAACGGCCTGGGTGGTCTGGACGACGTCGAGCGCGAATACAAGAAGCTGACCGGAAAGTAA
- a CDS encoding F0F1 ATP synthase subunit gamma: protein MANLRELRTRIKSVNSTKKITKAQELIATSRITKAQARVEAAQPYADEITAVIQRLASASSLENKILQEPANAKRAAILVVSSDRGMCGGYNNNVFKKTAELRKKLQEEGKEVVLYIAGNKGVTYYNFRAENFAGAWTGFSQDPEYQLTHDLRHHLIEGFVAGSEGTTQWREGLRSEEGQGVQGFDEVHIVYTKFESMLTQTARAQRLLPIETVVETEKLNLGDDMVSDKVDHVSAEVEFEPDPDTLLDALLPQYVSRGIFASMLEAAASESAARRTAMSAATDNATDLVKQLSRVANQARQAQITQEITEIVGGASALADSGESD from the coding sequence ATGGCAAATCTTCGTGAACTGAGGACACGCATCAAGTCCGTGAACTCAACTAAGAAGATCACCAAGGCTCAGGAGCTCATCGCCACCTCGAGGATTACCAAGGCACAGGCTCGTGTGGAGGCTGCTCAGCCCTACGCGGATGAGATCACCGCTGTGATCCAACGCTTGGCGTCCGCAAGCTCCCTGGAGAACAAGATTCTTCAGGAGCCAGCGAACGCGAAGCGCGCGGCCATCCTGGTGGTCTCGAGTGACCGTGGCATGTGCGGCGGCTACAACAACAACGTCTTCAAGAAGACTGCAGAGCTTCGCAAGAAGCTACAGGAGGAAGGCAAGGAAGTTGTCCTGTACATCGCAGGCAACAAGGGCGTGACCTACTACAACTTCCGCGCAGAGAACTTCGCGGGCGCATGGACCGGGTTCTCCCAGGACCCCGAGTACCAGCTGACCCACGATCTTCGCCACCACCTGATTGAAGGCTTCGTCGCCGGTTCCGAAGGAACCACTCAGTGGCGCGAGGGCCTGCGCAGCGAGGAAGGCCAGGGCGTACAGGGCTTCGACGAGGTGCACATCGTGTACACCAAGTTCGAGTCCATGCTGACCCAGACCGCTCGCGCGCAGCGTCTGCTGCCCATTGAGACCGTTGTTGAAACCGAAAAACTTAACCTGGGTGACGACATGGTCAGCGACAAGGTTGACCACGTGTCCGCCGAAGTTGAGTTTGAGCCAGACCCAGACACGTTGCTGGATGCGTTGCTTCCGCAGTACGTATCCCGTGGCATCTTTGCATCCATGCTGGAGGCCGCAGCGTCTGAATCTGCTGCCCGTCGTACCGCCATGAGCGCGGCTACCGACAACGCGACCGACCTGGTCAAGCAGCTCTCTCGTGTTGCTAACCAGGCGCGTCAGGCACAGATTACTCAAGAAATCACAGAGATCGTCGGTGGCGCATCCGCGCTCGCCGATAGCGGAGAAAGCGATTAA